A genome region from Glycine max cultivar Williams 82 chromosome 5, Glycine_max_v4.0, whole genome shotgun sequence includes the following:
- the LOC100807388 gene encoding uncharacterized protein translates to MFGRIRASTSSLDTLDGSPSKILKDDTFSFYEATLMKLMLGARRDTSEVTNDSSVNSPSAEEANLKPDFNPATSTSCSETTMMDTESDNDNSSPRVTDHVSSGSSEQLKQSNVSILHFFKVKDTGQAGVSSSEEATTSMRNGSSESISSICVESDCRSEVEGVQILQYCEMSD, encoded by the exons ATGTTCGGCAGAATCAGAGCATCCACTTCGTCGCTCGACACCTTAGACGGTTCTCCGTCCAAGATTCTCAAAGACGACACTTTCTCCTTCTACG AGGCTACTCTCATGAAGCTAATGCTTGGTGCGCGACGCGATACGAGTGAGGTTACAAATGATTCTTCAGTTAATTCACCTTCTGCGGAAGAAGCAAATCTCAAGCCAGATTTTAATCCTGCAACAAGCACTTCTTGTTCCGAGACAACGATGATGGACACGGAGTCTGATAACGATAACTCTTCACCTAGGGTTACTGATCACGTTTCTAGTGGGAGCTCGGAACAGCTAAAGCAGAGCAACGTTTCCATTCTTCATTTCTTCAAAGTTAAGGATACCGGACAGGCCGGTGTGTCTTCTTCCGAAGAGGCAACAACGTCAATGCGGAATGGAAGTTCTGAATCTATCTCATCAATTTGTGTTGAATCTGATTGCAGAAGTGAAGTGGAAGGTGTTCAAATTTTGCAATATTGTGAAATGTCGGATTAA
- the LOC100797467 gene encoding aarF domain-containing kinase 1, with product MLPPFAVDINGIKDKLTYQFRPWQRSFQFWVRAIDIYTGYKVFQVRVNFVKDAQKQEAMWEKQHELAADKIFAMCYDLGGFFLKIAQIIGKPDLAPAAWVKRLVTLCDRAPPTPFDVVKLVLENELGQGIDDVFERFDVEPLGSASIAQVHRARLKGDTGDVVVKVQHPGIQDLMMTDIHNLQVFALYMQKTDIKFDLYSVTKEMEKQIGYEFDFTREANAMERIRKFLYESNKKTPVLVPRVIRNMVTRRVLVMEYIDGIPIMSLGDEIAKRGINPHGKVAAAAKQKILQSLTLAYGQMILKSGFFHADPHPGNILICKGSEVALLDYGQVKDLPDQLRLAYANLVLAIANGDPLRASESYRELGIETFSKCENELQELFKLAQTMFDTKLPPGVVMLQPFSEESSIKKVAVQSFPEELFSVLRTVHLLRGLSIGLGINYSCAEQWRPFAEEALSRAGRLKRGTVTLA from the exons ATGTTGCCTCCTTTTGCTGTCGATATCAACGGTATAAAAGATAAGCTCACTTATCAGTTCCGCCCTTGGCAACGCTCCTTCCAATTCTGGGTTCGAGCCATTGACATTTACACCGGTTACAAg GTGTTTCAAGTGAGAGTGAATTTCGTCAAAGATGCGCAGAAGCAGGAAGCAATGTGGGAGAAGCAGCACGAGCTTGCCGCCGATAAGATTTTCGCCATGTGCTACGACCTTGGAGGTTTCTTCCTCAAG ATTGCTCAAATTATTGGGAAGCCCGATTTGGCCCCGGCTGCCTGGGTGAAAAGGCTTGTTACGCTATGTGATAGGGCTCCTCCAACCCCTTTTGATGTGGTGAAACTAGTGCTGGAGAATGAGCTGGGACAGGGTATTGATGATGTTTTTGAAAGGTTCGATGTCGAACCCCTTGGTTCTGCTTCAATTGCTCAG GTTCATAGAGCAAGACTGAAAGGTGATACAGGTGATGTTGTTGTCAAG GTTCAACATCCTGGAATTCAGGATCTGATGATGACGGATATCCATAACTTGCAAGTGTTTGCATTGTACATGCAAAAAACAGATATCAAATTTGATCTATATTCAGTGACTAAGGAAATGGAAAAACAG ATTGGATATGAATTTGACTTCACGAGGGAGGCTAATGCGATGGAAAGGATTAGAAAGTTCTTGTATGAAAGTAACAAAAAGACTCCTGTTTTGGTGCCGCGAGTAATACGAAATATGGTTACTAG AAGGGTCCTAGTTATGGAATATATTGATGGGATTCCTATAATGAGCCTTGGTGATGAAATAGCAAAGAGGGGCATAAATCCTCATGGCAAGGTTGCAGCAGCAGCTAAACA GAAAATTCTTCAAAGCTTGACTCTAGCATATGgtcaaatgattttgaaaagtgGATTCTTCCATGCAGATCCTCATCCAGGAAATATCCTGATTTGTAAAGGATCAGAG GTTGCCTTGCTAGACTATGGACAGGTGAAGGATCTCCCAGATCAGTTGAGGCTTGCCTATGCTAATCTAGTTCTTGCAATTGCTAACGGTGACCCATTAAGAGCTTCAGAGAGCTATAG GGAGCTTGGTATAGAAACCTTTAGCAAATGTGAAAATGAGCTACAAGAATTGTTTAAACTAGCACAGACAATGTTTGATACAAAATTGCCTCCAGGAGTGGTAATGCTGCAACCTTTCTCAGAGGAATCTTCAATTAAAAAAGTTGCTGTTCAG TCTTTTCCAGAAGAACTGTTTTCTGTACTTCGGACAGTGCATCTACTGAGGGGACTTAGCATTGGACTTGGAATCAATTACTCTTGTGCAGAACAGTGGAGACCCTTCGCAGAAGAAGCTTTGTCCCGAGCTGGCAGATTAAAACGTGGCACTGTGACTCTTGCTTAA
- the LOC100815959 gene encoding GRAS family protein RAD1 produces MAPPPYSAYNGEIDGENLPLAFDIWENLWAYGYYPHQPISEINSTSTLVDFPFCDGTIVRDNKRVKRTVCFPIYNSINCHSFFNTNNSSSRNSIPKLHFRDHIRTYTQRYLAAEPVEDTNSSESSGGEEDGCADGVRLVQLLIACAEAVACRDKSHASILLSELKANALVFGSSFQRVASCFVQGLIERLNLIQPIGPAGPMMPSMMNIMDVASDEMEEAFRLVYELCPHIQFGHYLANSTILEAFEGESFVHVVDLGMSLGLRHGHQWRGLIQNLAGRVGGERVRRLRITGVGLCERLQTIGEELSVYANNLGVNLEFSVVEKNLENLKPEDIKVREEEVLVVNSILQLHCVVKESRGALNSVLQMIHGLGPKVLVMVEQDSSHNGPFFLGRFMESLHYYSSIFDSLDVMLPKYDTKRAKMEQFYFAEEIKNIVSCEGPLRMERHERVDQWRRRMSRAGFQAAPIKMVAQAKQWLLKNKVCEGYTVVEEKGCLVLGWKSRPIVAVSCWKC; encoded by the coding sequence ATGGCCCCTCCTCCTTATAGTGCCTACAACGGAGAAATCGATGGGGAAAATCTACCTCTAGCTTTTGATATCTGGGAAAATCTATGGGCCTATGGCTATTACCCTCATCAACCTATTTCGGAGATCAATAGCACTTCTACATTGGTTGATTTCCCCTTTTGCGATGGCACCATCGTCAGGGATAACAAAAGGGTAAAGAGAACCGTGTGCTTCCCTATTTATAACAGCATTAATTGCCATAGTTTCTTCAACACCAACAACAGCAGTAGTAGGAATAGCATACCAAAGCTCCACTTCAGAGATCACATACGGACTTACACTCAAAGATATCTCGCAGCTGAACCCGTAGAAGATACAAACAGTTCAGAAAGTAGTGGAGGCGAAGAAGATGGGTGTGCAGATGGAGTGAGGCTTGTTCAGCTTCTAATAGCATGTGCGGAAGCGGTGGCTTGTCGTGACAAATCACACGCTTCCATATTACTATCCGAACTTAAAGCGAATGCTTTAGTGTTCGGATCCTCATTCCAAAGAGTTGCTTCCTGTTTCGTCCAAGGCCTGATCGAGAGGCTCAATCTGATTCAGCCCATCGGGCCTGCTGGCCCCATGATGCCCTCCATGATGAACATCATGGACGTGGCCTCAGACGAAATGGAGGAAGCATTCAGGTTGGTTTATGAACTGTGTCCGCACATCCAGTTCGGACACTATTTGGCTAATTCCACAATATTGGAAGCCTTTGAGGGTGAGAGTTTTGTCCATGTCGTGGACCTAGGCATGAGCCTGGGTCTACGACACGGACACCAATGGAGAGGTCTGATCCAGAATCTTGCCGGTCGTGTAGGCGGCGAACGTGTTCGTCGCCTGCGGATCACGGGGGTGGGGCTCTGTGAGAGGCTTCAAACCATTGGAGAAGAACTCTCCGTTTATGCAAACAATTTGGGCGTCAACTTGGAGTTCTCCGTGGTGGAGAAGAATTTGGAAAATCTGAAACCAGAGGACATTAAAGTGAGGGAAGAAGAGGTTCTTGTGGTGAACAGCATTCTGCAGCTGCATTGCGTGGTGAAGGAAAGCCGCGGGGCTTTGAATTCGGTGCTGCAGATGATTCACGGGCTTGGACCCAAAGTGTTGGTGATGGTGGAGCAGGACTCGAGTCATAATGGACCCTTTTTTCTAGGGAGGTTTATGGAATCATTGCACTATTACTCTTCAATTTTTGACTCGTTGGATGTTATGCTGCCAAAGTATGACACTAAGAGGGCGAAGATGGAGCAGTTTTACTTTGCTGAGGAAATAAAGAACATTGTGAGTTGTGAGGGGCCTTTGAGGATGGAGAGACACGAGAGAGTGGACCAGTGGAGGAGGAGAATGAGCAGGGCTGGGTTTCAGGCTGCGCCTATTAAGATGGTGGCTCAGGCGAAGCAGTGGCTTCTCAAGAACAAGGTTTGTGAGGGGTATACTGTTGTGGAAGAGAAGGGGTGTTTGGTTCTTGGATGGAAATCGAGGCCTATTGTTGCAGTTTCTTGCTGGAAATGCTGA
- the LOC100500478 gene encoding nucleoside diphosphate kinase 2, chloroplastic, with amino-acid sequence MEAVCGSVWVTSSLPRSPKSTLSLFRSTHQHLTAFPSQSHLFLYHPPPYANAKTLRARTSSKPAIFLPHLIASLEQVDQTYIMVKPDGVQRGLVGEIISRFEKKGFKLTGLKLFQCSKELAEEHYKDLKQKSFFPKLIDYITSGPVVCMAWEGVGVVASARKLIGATDPLQAEPGTIRGDLAVQTGRNVVHGSDSPENGKREIALWFKEGEVCEWTPVQAPWLRE; translated from the exons ATGGAAGCTGTGTGTGGAAGTGTTTGGGTCACATCCTCTCTTCCACGCTCACCCAAGTCCACTCTCTCTCTATTCCGCTCTACTCATCAACACCTAACAGCATTTCCTTCACAATCCCATCTTTTCTTATATCACCCTCCTCCCTATGCTAATGCTAAAACCCTCCGCGCCAGAACCTCCTCCAAACCCGCCATTTTCCTTCCCCACTTAATTGCTTCTCTG GAACAAGTTGACCAGACTTACATAATGGTCAAGCCCGACGGCGTGCAACGTGGCCTC GTGGGAGAAATTatttctaggtttgagaagAAAGGGTTTAAGTTAACTGGCTTGAAGCTCTTCCAGTGCTCAAAGGAATTGGCTGAG GAGCATTACAAGGACCTAAAACAAAAGTCATTCTTCCCCAAGCTGATTGACTATATTACTTCAGGTCCTGTTGTGTGTATG GCTTGGGAGGGTGTTGGGGTAGTCGCATCGGCCCGTAAGCTTATAGGGGCTACAGATCCTCTTCAAGCTGAACCAGGCACAATAAGAGGAGACCTTGCTGTTCAGACAGGAAG GAATGTTGTTCATGGCAGTGACAGTCCTGAGAATGGCAAGCGTGAAATAG CTCTATGGTTCAAGGAAGGCGAAGTATGCGAATGGACCCCAGTCCAAGCACCATGGCTGAGAGAATAA